GACCCCGGTGCCTGCGCGATCGCGATGTTCTTCGCGGCCGCCCCGGTCGCAGGCGAGGACTCGTGAACACGTTGCGGGACAACGTCATCGACATTGCTGTCATCCTCGATGGCGGCCGCTCGGTCGGCGGATCAGCTCCGCGTGGCGGGCTCGCCCAACCGGGCGCGCACGCCGTCGATGAACAGCGCCAGGCCGAAGTCGAACCGCACCTGCGGGTCGCCGTCGAGGAGATCGTCGTCGGAGCCGAGGTCGGCGGCGGTCTCGGTGTCGGGCGACGCGGGCGCCCGGGTGAGCGCGCCCATCGCCTCCATCTGGGCGCGGGACTGCTCGTCGACGGTGTGACCGAGCACGAAGTACAGCAGGGTGTACGCCGCGAGCTCGGCGTAGGGGCGGGGGAGTCCCGCGCGGATCCCGGCGCCGACGAAGCTCTCGCGGGCGAGATTCGACGTCATGCGCGAGGCGTAGGTCGCGGCGACCAGCTCGGCGCCGTCCCGATGCGACAGCAGCGCCGTCCGCAGCCGTTGCGCGAGTTCGGCGATGCCGTCGTCCCACCGTTCGGAGGACACCGGGGCGTCGACGCCCTCGAGGATGCGGTCGGCCATCGCGCCGAGGAGGGTCTGCTTGTTCGGGAAGTGCCAGTACAGGGCGCCCGGCTGGACCCCGAGG
This genomic stretch from Prescottella soli harbors:
- a CDS encoding TetR/AcrR family transcriptional regulator C-terminal domain-containing protein, translating into MQLRRGDVLDGAMAILDEYGLADLTMRRLATSLGVQPGALYWHFPNKQTLLGAMADRILEGVDAPVSSERWDDGIAELAQRLRTALLSHRDGAELVAATYASRMTSNLARESFVGAGIRAGLPRPYAELAAYTLLYFVLGHTVDEQSRAQMEAMGALTRAPASPDTETAADLGSDDDLLDGDPQVRFDFGLALFIDGVRARLGEPATRS